The proteins below are encoded in one region of [Limnothrix rosea] IAM M-220:
- a CDS encoding PTPA-CTERM sorting domain-containing protein — MNTQKILGFGLVTAGVLATTLLADVKPADAFVVHNGWNYSIDAKNDSTPFKNDGSGLFEIYGSAYKVVGEKVIFAINSNLDLEDGAFWNAASVDKRVDFGDILINFTGESLDQANGELFGIHFATNNDSVINGSTTMQAGVYSNVTATSVASSNAGWSTLQEYNNYVSGKGAMPTMGDLVNDGSYFDLETSPVNSIASGTRVGDIEFLSDLSGLGLDFNFFGNVGSELIAFSFDKGLLPAGKALYHLAIECNNDIVGGHYDASTGDTTEVPTPAAIVPAILGMFGAAARKKNVDLANS, encoded by the coding sequence ATGAACACGCAAAAAATATTAGGATTTGGTTTAGTTACGGCAGGGGTTTTAGCAACAACTTTATTGGCTGATGTTAAACCAGCTGATGCTTTTGTTGTCCACAATGGCTGGAACTATTCCATTGATGCAAAAAATGACTCTACTCCTTTCAAAAATGATGGTAGTGGCCTTTTCGAGATTTATGGCTCAGCCTACAAAGTAGTAGGAGAAAAAGTCATCTTTGCTATTAATTCAAATCTTGATTTGGAAGATGGCGCTTTTTGGAATGCCGCAAGTGTCGATAAGAGAGTTGACTTTGGCGACATTTTGATTAATTTCACAGGCGAAAGTTTAGACCAAGCAAATGGTGAATTATTTGGTATTCACTTCGCAACCAACAATGACTCTGTCATTAACGGCTCAACAACTATGCAAGCGGGCGTTTACAGTAACGTGACCGCAACTTCTGTGGCTAGCTCTAATGCTGGCTGGAGTACGCTGCAGGAATATAACAACTATGTCTCTGGTAAAGGCGCTATGCCCACCATGGGGGATTTGGTTAATGATGGTTCCTATTTCGATCTAGAAACTTCGCCTGTAAACTCGATTGCATCCGGTACAAGAGTTGGTGATATTGAGTTTTTGTCTGACTTGAGTGGCCTTGGATTAGACTTTAACTTTTTTGGCAATGTTGGTTCTGAGCTAATCGCCTTCTCCTTTGATAAAGGCTTGCTCCCGGCTGGTAAAGCGCTGTATCACTTGGCGATAGAATGTAATAACGACATTGTTGGTGGTCATTATGATGCTTCTACTGGTGACACGACTGAAGTACCAACGCCAGCGGCTATTGTCCCTGCGATTTTAGGCATGTTTGGTGCTGCTGCTCGTAAAAAAAATGTCGATCTTGCTAATTCTTAA
- a CDS encoding nucleoside deaminase: MTSTKPIDLSNMAATEPMAQAIARSRENSENGCEPFGAVIVKDSKIIATASNQVTQNNDPSAHAEIMAIRKACQVLDTTDLSGCELYTSCEPCPMCIGAIYWSSLDRIYYGCSKEDAAEVGFSDQFIYEELAKKRGDRRLPMHQKMRDEAFKVLKKRQQSKTDNKAKNE, from the coding sequence ATGACTTCAACTAAACCTATCGACCTCTCAAATATGGCGGCAACCGAGCCGATGGCACAGGCGATCGCCAGATCCCGCGAAAACAGCGAAAACGGTTGCGAGCCATTTGGTGCTGTTATCGTCAAAGACAGCAAAATAATTGCGACCGCTTCTAACCAAGTCACACAGAATAATGACCCCTCTGCCCACGCAGAAATAATGGCAATTCGAAAAGCCTGCCAAGTTCTAGACACCACCGACCTGAGTGGCTGTGAGCTGTATACCAGTTGTGAGCCTTGCCCGATGTGCATCGGCGCTATTTATTGGTCTAGTCTAGACCGTATTTATTATGGCTGTAGCAAAGAAGATGCTGCCGAAGTCGGCTTTAGCGACCAATTTATCTACGAAGAGCTGGCAAAAAAACGCGGCGATCGCCGCCTACCCATGCACCAAAAAATGCGTGACGAAGCCTTTAAAGTCTTGAAAAAACGGCAACAGTCTAAAACTGACAATAAAGCTAAAAACGAATGA
- the dnaK gene encoding molecular chaperone DnaK, with protein MGKVVGIDLGTTNSCVSVMEGGKPTVIANAEGFRTTPSVVAYAKNGDLLVGQIAKRQAVMNPGNTFYSVKRFIGRKHSEVSNESTEVAYTVEKDSNGNVKIDCPAKDKKFAPEEIAAQVLRKLIDDASTYLGETVTQAVITVPAYFNDSQRQATKDAGKIAGVEVLRIINEPTAASLAYGLDKKSNETILVFDLGGGTFDVSILEVGDGVFEVLSTSGDTHLGGDDFDKKIVDFLAEGFEKTEGIDLRKDKQALQRLTEAAEKAKIELSNVTQADINLPFITATQDGPKHLDTSLTRAKFEEICSDLIDRCAIPVQNAIRDAKLDKSAIDEVVLVGGSTRIPAVQDVVERVLGKKPNQTVNPDEVVAIGAAIQGGVLAGEVKDILLLDVTPLSLGVETLGGVMTKIIPRNTTIPTKKSEVFSTAVDGQTNVEIHVLQGEREMSKDNKSLGTFRLDGIPPAPRGVPQIEVTFDIDANGILNVTAKDKGTGKEQSISITGASTLPDDEVDRMVQEAEANASADKERREKIDRKNQADSLVYQAEKQLEELGDKVPADDKSKADEMIKNLKEAVAQEDDEKISTIMPELQQLLYTIGSNIYQEAGGDPSAAGFDPNAAAGGAPGGSAPGGSSDDDGGDDVIDAEFSETK; from the coding sequence ATGGGAAAAGTTGTCGGTATTGACCTAGGAACTACAAACTCCTGCGTTTCAGTAATGGAAGGTGGTAAGCCCACCGTTATTGCCAATGCGGAAGGCTTCAGAACTACTCCTTCTGTTGTTGCCTACGCAAAAAACGGAGACTTGCTCGTAGGGCAAATCGCTAAGCGTCAAGCCGTGATGAACCCTGGCAATACTTTCTACTCCGTAAAGCGTTTTATCGGTCGCAAACACAGTGAAGTTAGCAACGAATCCACGGAAGTTGCTTACACTGTCGAAAAAGATAGTAATGGTAACGTCAAAATTGACTGCCCCGCTAAAGATAAAAAGTTTGCGCCAGAAGAAATTGCAGCACAAGTACTCCGTAAATTAATTGACGATGCGAGTACTTACCTCGGTGAAACCGTCACCCAGGCTGTTATTACCGTACCAGCCTACTTTAATGACTCCCAACGTCAAGCAACCAAAGACGCAGGCAAAATTGCTGGTGTAGAAGTCCTTCGGATTATTAACGAACCTACAGCAGCATCCCTTGCCTACGGCCTTGATAAGAAGAGTAACGAAACGATTCTTGTCTTTGACCTTGGTGGTGGTACGTTCGACGTTTCTATCCTTGAAGTTGGTGACGGTGTATTTGAAGTGTTATCAACTTCTGGTGACACCCACCTTGGTGGTGACGACTTCGATAAGAAGATCGTGGACTTCCTCGCTGAAGGTTTCGAGAAGACTGAAGGTATTGACCTCCGTAAGGATAAGCAAGCTCTCCAGCGTTTGACTGAAGCCGCCGAAAAGGCCAAGATCGAGCTTTCCAACGTCACTCAAGCAGACATCAACCTGCCTTTCATCACTGCCACCCAAGATGGTCCTAAGCACCTCGACACTAGCTTGACTCGTGCGAAGTTTGAAGAGATTTGTTCTGATCTAATTGATCGGTGTGCCATTCCTGTCCAAAATGCGATTCGCGATGCGAAGCTCGATAAGTCTGCAATTGATGAAGTTGTACTTGTTGGTGGTTCTACTCGTATTCCTGCGGTTCAGGATGTTGTAGAACGCGTTCTCGGTAAGAAGCCGAACCAAACGGTAAACCCCGACGAAGTTGTGGCGATCGGTGCTGCAATTCAAGGTGGTGTACTGGCTGGTGAAGTTAAGGACATTCTTCTCCTCGACGTTACGCCCCTTTCCCTTGGTGTGGAAACTCTCGGTGGCGTAATGACCAAGATTATCCCTAGAAACACCACGATTCCGACGAAGAAGTCTGAGGTGTTCTCTACTGCTGTTGATGGTCAGACCAATGTAGAAATTCATGTTCTACAGGGTGAGCGTGAAATGTCCAAGGACAACAAAAGTCTTGGAACCTTCCGTCTCGACGGTATTCCCCCGGCTCCCCGTGGCGTACCCCAAATCGAAGTTACTTTCGATATCGATGCTAACGGTATCCTCAACGTAACTGCGAAGGATAAGGGCACTGGCAAAGAACAGTCCATTAGCATTACTGGGGCTTCTACTTTGCCGGATGATGAGGTAGATCGTATGGTTCAGGAAGCTGAGGCAAATGCTTCTGCTGATAAGGAACGTCGTGAAAAGATCGACCGTAAGAACCAGGCTGATTCCCTTGTGTATCAAGCTGAGAAGCAACTCGAAGAGCTTGGCGATAAGGTTCCCGCTGATGACAAGAGCAAGGCTGATGAGATGATCAAAAATCTCAAAGAGGCTGTCGCTCAGGAAGATGATGAGAAGATTTCTACAATCATGCCTGAACTCCAACAGTTGCTCTACACAATCGGTAGCAACATCTATCAAGAAGCTGGTGGCGATCCTTCTGCGGCGGGTTTTGACCCTAATGCAGCAGCTGGTGGTGCTCCCGGTGGATCGGCTCCCGGCGGTTCCAGTGATGATGACGGTGGCGATGATGTGATCGACGCGGAATTTTCTGAAACTAAGTAA